GCGGTTCGACGAACGCCGTGCTGCACCTGCTGGCCATCGCGCACGAGGCGAAGGTGGAGCTGACCCTCGACGACTTCAACCGCGTCGGCGACCGTGTCCCGCACCTGGGCGACCTGAAGCCGTTCGGCAAGTACGTCATGAACGACATCGACCGGCACGGCGGCATCCCGGTGCTGATGAAGGCGCTCCTGGACGAAGGCCTGATCCACGGCGACGCGCTCACCGTCACCGGCAAGACCGTCGCGGAGAACCTCGCCGAGCTGGACCCCGACCCGATCGACGGCGAGGTCCTGCGCACCCTGGACAACCCGCTGCACCCGACCGGCGGCATCACCATCCTGCGCGGCTCGCTCGCGCCGGAAGGCGCCGTCGTGAAGTCCGCGGGCTTCGACACTGCCAACTTCGAAGGCCCGGCGCGCGTCTTCGAGCGCGAGCAGGAGGCGATGGCGGCGCTGAACGAAGGCCGGATCGAGGCGGGCGACGTCGTCGTCATCCGCTACGAAGGCCCCAAGGGCGGCCCGGGCATGCGCGAGATGCTCGCGATCACCGCGGCGATCAAGGGCGCCGGGCTGGGCCGCGACGTCCTCCTGCTGACCGACGGGCGGTTCTCCGGCGGCACCACCGGCCTGTGCATCGGCCACGTCGCGCCCGAGGCCGTCGACGGCGGGCCGATCGCGTTCGTCCGGACCGGCGACCGGATCGCCGTCGACATCAAGGGCCGCAGCATCGACCTGCTGGTGGATGCCGCCGAGCTTGCGCGGCGGCGCGAAGGCTGGGAGCCGCTGCCGAACAAGTTCCCGGAAGGGGTGCTCGGCAAGTACGCGAAGCTGGTGCGGTCGTCGTCCTACGGCGCCGTCACAAGCTGAGCGAGCGCGCGTTTGTCGACCTTGCCCACGTCGGTGAGCGGCAGCGCGTCGGCGAAGTCCACGTTCGCCGGGACGTAGTGGTCCTGGCCGAAGGCTGCTCGGGCGTGGGCTTTCAGGTCGTCTTCGGTCACTTCGCTTCTGGTGACGACGACGGCGTGCAGCGTCTGGCCGTCTTCGGTGGCGATGCCGAAAACGGCCGCGCTCCGGACCGCCGGGTGCGTCTCGAGGGCGTGTTCGACGACGGTGGTCGGGACCTTCGTGCCGTGCTCGCCGACCACGACGACGTCGTCGGCGCGGTCGAGCAGGTAGAGGTAGCCCTCGTCGTCGAAGCGGCCGAGGTCGCCGGTGCGCAGCCAGCCGGCGCCGATCTCCGGGCCGCCGAGGTAACCGTCCATCATGGACAGTCCACGGACCTCGACCTCGCCGTCTTCGGTGATCCGCGCCTCCATGCCGGGCACGATCCGGCCGACCGAGCCGAGCCGCTCGGGGTGGCCGATCAGTTCGGCGGCGGAGATGCTCGCGATCATCGGGGCTTCGGTGAGGCCGTAGCCCTGCCCGACGACCGGGCCGAAGACGTCGAGGGCCTGGGCGAGCCGGTACGGCGCCAGCGGCGCGGCGCCGAGGGAGAGCGAGCGGACGCTGCCGAGGTCGGTGCGCTTGCGCGCCGGGTGGTCGAGGACGGCGGCCAGGCGCGGCGGGGTCAGCGAGAGCGTGTCGATGCGGTGCTCTTCGATGGCCCGGAGGACCGCGCCGGCGTCGAACCCGTCCTGGAGCACCACGGTGTCGTGGCGCAGGAGGGCGCCGAGCACGGTGGCGTTGCCGGTCATGTGCGTCATCGGCGCGACGAGCAGCGTGCGGCCGGGGCCGTCGGGATTCGGCTCGAAGATGTACGCCATGCCGTCGTAGATGCCGCTGTGGCGGATGAGCTTCGGGGTGCCGGTGGTGCCACCGGTGGGGAAGAGCAGGCTGACGGTTTCGGGCGGGTTCAGCGGCTCGGGCTCGCCGTCGAGATCGTCGAGGGTGCGGACGTCGCCGCCGGGCCAGTCCCGGGGGCGGTCGGTGACAACGGTGGTGACCCCGGCGGCTTTCACCGCCGCCGGCCGGTCCTGCTCCGGCGCCGAGGCCGGGACGAGGAGCACGGTCGCGCCGCGCAGGAGGGCGGCGAGCTGGACGAGCAGCGTCTCGGGCCGGTTGCGCAGGTCGACGGCCACGGTTCCGGTGTCGCCCAGCCCGGCGTGCAGCCGGCGCAGGCGGTCGCGGGCCTGGTGGTAGGTCGTGACGCCGTCGGAGTGGAACAGGGGACGATCGCCGCCGTCGTCGAGCGCGGCGAGCACTTTCGTCAGGAAGAAGCTCACCGCCGGGACGGTACTCAGTCCTGGTAAGAGAGCTTCGCGAGTTCCTCGTCGAAGTCGAACCAGCCGGTCTCGCTGCCGGCGGGGATGACGTCGTAGGTCCGGTCGAGGAAGGCGGCGATCTCCTTCGCGGGCGCCTCGAGCACGGCGGCGCCGTCGGGGGAGGTGAGCTCCACGACGACCAGGGCGGGGTCGCCGGCGGGCCCGACGCGGACGTCGCCGTCGCCGCAGCGGGCGAGCAGGCCGTCGGCGAGCAGATCGCGCCCGAAGAGCCACCGGACGGCGCTCGGGCCGGCGTGCAGCACCACGGCGACCGCGTAGGGGTCACGGGTGTCGTACTCCAGCTCGGCCGGCACCGGCCGCGGACCGGCCCCGAAGGTGCGCAGGGCGAAGTCGAAGCTGGCGCTGGTCACGCTGTGCGGGTCGGCCATGGGGACCGCCTTTGCTACTCGTCGGTTAACTTCGTCTGGTTCCAGAGATAACGCATCGTGAGGTCAACGCCCAGCGTTCCGAAAAACTTTCACGCTCTGGGGTGATCAAGAAGTGCCCCAGGTCACCGTCGGCGTGGCCGAACGGGCAGTTTCCTTACTCAGGGTAAACAGACGTCCTGGAGCCGGTGCATAAGTGCAGTCGCTACACCTTTGGAGCGGGTGCGCCATCGTGGCCGGTGTACGACTGGATCCACTGCGAAGCTGAAGTGACTCCACCTTCGTACTCGGTGCGCGACTGGGCCCGTCGCATGACTGCAGTGACTTCACTTTCGCAGTCGATCCACGACTGAAGTCGCTCCGACATGTGAGCCGGTGAGCGCCCAGGGCACTGGGAGCGCTGGGAGTCTCGGGGGCGCAGGGAGCCGCTGCGCGCCGGGAGTGCCGCGGCGCTGGGCGTGCGGGGCGTTGTGAGCCGCTGCGTGTTCGGAACGCCCGCCGGGGTTTGCCCTGACGCGAGGTCACCTTCGCTGCGCCAACCCTGCCACTCACATGTCGACGCCAGTCTTTCGGAGCCCTCGCGCCGCCGGATGGGTCCCGGTGCCGGAGTTGCACCGTCCGGGTGGGAAGCGCCACCGCACACCAGTCCGCGGGGCCGTCCAGCCGCGAACGCCTCGCATCAGCAGGGGTGATGTGGAGGGTGCCGGGCATGGGTGAGCGTGGGCGGCTACGGCTGCATCCGGACGAAGAGCCGGTGCCCGCGGCGAGCGCCGAGGAACTGCTCGGGCGCGTCGCGGCGGGGGACGAACCCGCCTTCGCGGCGCTGTACGACCTCGTCGCCGGGCCGGTGCTCGGGCTGGTGACGCGCGTGCTGCGCGACCACGCCCAGGCCGAGGAAGTGGCGCAGGAGGTGCTGGTGGAGGTGTGGCGCAAGGCCACGAGGTACGTCCCGGAGCGCGGCAGCGCGCTGTCGTGGGTGCTGACGATCGCCCACCGCCGGGCCGTGGACCGCGTGCGCTCGCACCAGGCCGTGCTCGACCGAGAGGAGCGGGTGGGCCGGATGGACGTGCGGCGGCCGTTCGACGAGGTCACCGAGTCCACTTTGGCCACTCTCGACCAGCAGCGGGTGCGGCAGTGCCTCGCCCAGCTCACCGATCTCCAGCGCGAGTCGATCGTGCTGGCCTACTACAACGGCTACACCTATCCCGAGGTCGCCGAGGTGCTGAAGGTGGCGCCCGGGACCGTGAAAACCCGCATCCGGGACGGTCTGATCCGGTTGCGTGACTGCCTGGGGGTGGATCGATGACCGCCGAGCTGCACACGCTGACCGGGGCCTACGCGCTGGATGCGGTGTCCGATGTGGAGCGTGCCGGGTTCGAACGGCACCTCGGGGAGTGCGCGGCGTGCCGCCAGGAGGTGGCGGAGCTGCGGGCGACCGGTGCCTTGCTGGGCGTGGCCGAGACCGTGGGGCCGCCACCGGAGCTGAGGGCGCTGGTGCTCGCCGGCGTCGCCCGCACCCGTCAGCTGCCGCCGCGGGTGGCGGCCTCCCGGAAGCCCTTGCGCGCCAAGGCTTTCGGGCTGCGCGTCGCCCTGCTCGGGGCCGCCGCGGCCGCCGTCGTCGCGGTCGGGGTCGGCGTCGTCACGACCTCCGCGCCGCCGGCTCCGGTCGACTCGGTGCTGTCCGCGCCGGACGCCACCGCGATCCAGGGCGCCGGCGAGGGCAGCGCGACGCTCGTCGTCTCCCGCAGCCGGAACCAGGCCGTCCTGCTCGCTTCCGGTCTGCCCGCGCTCGACGCCGGGCACGTCTACCAGGTGTGGATGATCCGCGCCGGCGAGGCGCGTTCGGCCGGGCTCCTGCAGCCTCGGATGCTGATGTCCGACATCCCGCCGGGCACCGACCGGATCGGGATCACCGTCGAGCCCGCGGGCGGCTCGCCCGGCCCGACGACCCCGGCGGTCACCCGGATCTCCCTGACCTAGTGCCACGACTGGAGAACCATGAGCACGTCAACGGCCGAACAGGCCTCGCCGGCGTCCGGCGAGGCGCCCGAGCCCCGGCTGCGCCGCCGGGTGGCCGCCCTCTTGGGCGTCCTGGCGCTCGCGGCGGCGCTGGCGGCGGGACACCTCGTCGCCGGCCTCGTCGGCATCAACGCCTCGCCCTACCTCGCGGTGGGCAACGGCGCCATCGACCTGACCCCGGTGGAGCTCAAGGACTTCGCCGTCCGCACCTTCGGCACGTACGACAAGCTCGTGCTGCTCGCGGGGATGGCCGTGGTCATGGTCGTCGTGGCGGCGGTGGCGGGGCTCCTCTCGCGCCGCACGCCGTGGCCGGGGCTCGTCGTGGTCACCGGGTTCGGCCTGGTCGGCCTCTTCGCCGTGTACGAACGGCCCGACCTCGACACGCCGGCGCTGCTCGCCCCGCTGGCGAGCCTGGTCGCGGGGGTCGCGGTGTTCGCCCTGCTGCACCGCCTGGCCCGGCGCGACGCCGCGCCGGATCCCGCCGAGGGCTCGTCGCGCCGGACGGTGCTGCTGGCCGGCGCCGGGGTGGTCGTCGGCGCCGGGGTCGCCGGGCTCGGCGGGCAGCTGCTCGCCGGCAGCCGGGACGCCGCGTCGTCGCGCGAGGCGGTCGGGCGGCTGGTCCCGGCCCGGACCGCCCCGATGATCCCCGCGGACGCCGACTTCGCGAAGCTGGGCACGCCGACCTTCGTCACGCGCAACGCCGACTTCTACCGCGTGGACACCGCGTTGTCCATCCCGCAGGTGCGGACCGAGGACTGGAGCCTGCGGCTGCACGGCATGGTGGACCGCGAAGTCCGCTACGGCTACGGCGACATCCGCAACCGGCCGCTCGTGGAACGCACGATCACGATGACGTGCGTCTCCAACGAGGTCGGCGGCACCTACGTGTCGACGGCGAACTTCCTCGGCGTCGACCTCGCGGACCTGCT
This genomic window from Amycolatopsis mongoliensis contains:
- a CDS encoding anti-sigma factor; the protein is MTAELHTLTGAYALDAVSDVERAGFERHLGECAACRQEVAELRATGALLGVAETVGPPPELRALVLAGVARTRQLPPRVAASRKPLRAKAFGLRVALLGAAAAAVVAVGVGVVTTSAPPAPVDSVLSAPDATAIQGAGEGSATLVVSRSRNQAVLLASGLPALDAGHVYQVWMIRAGEARSAGLLQPRMLMSDIPPGTDRIGITVEPAGGSPGPTTPAVTRISLT
- the sigK gene encoding ECF RNA polymerase sigma factor SigK, which translates into the protein MGERGRLRLHPDEEPVPAASAEELLGRVAAGDEPAFAALYDLVAGPVLGLVTRVLRDHAQAEEVAQEVLVEVWRKATRYVPERGSALSWVLTIAHRRAVDRVRSHQAVLDREERVGRMDVRRPFDEVTESTLATLDQQRVRQCLAQLTDLQRESIVLAYYNGYTYPEVAEVLKVAPGTVKTRIRDGLIRLRDCLGVDR
- a CDS encoding SsgA family sporulation/cell division regulator yields the protein MADPHSVTSASFDFALRTFGAGPRPVPAELEYDTRDPYAVAVVLHAGPSAVRWLFGRDLLADGLLARCGDGDVRVGPAGDPALVVVELTSPDGAAVLEAPAKEIAAFLDRTYDVIPAGSETGWFDFDEELAKLSYQD
- the ilvD gene encoding dihydroxy-acid dehydratase — encoded protein: MSIDPKPRSRTVTDGIEAAPARGMLRAVGMGDGDWRKPIIGVASSWNEITPCNLSLDRLAQAAKEGVHAGGGYPLQFGTISVSDGISMGHDGMHFSLVSREVIADSVETVMQAERLDGSILLAGCDKSLPGMLMAAARLDLASVFLYAGTIAPGWVKLTDGTEKDVTLIDAFEAVGACRAGRLKTDDLDRIERAICPGEGACGGMYTANTMASAAEAMGMSMPGSAAPPSADRRRDHYAHLSGEAVVGLLEKGITARDILTREAFENAITVIMALGGSTNAVLHLLAIAHEAKVELTLDDFNRVGDRVPHLGDLKPFGKYVMNDIDRHGGIPVLMKALLDEGLIHGDALTVTGKTVAENLAELDPDPIDGEVLRTLDNPLHPTGGITILRGSLAPEGAVVKSAGFDTANFEGPARVFEREQEAMAALNEGRIEAGDVVVIRYEGPKGGPGMREMLAITAAIKGAGLGRDVLLLTDGRFSGGTTGLCIGHVAPEAVDGGPIAFVRTGDRIAVDIKGRSIDLLVDAAELARRREGWEPLPNKFPEGVLGKYAKLVRSSSYGAVTS
- a CDS encoding class I adenylate-forming enzyme family protein — its product is MSFFLTKVLAALDDGGDRPLFHSDGVTTYHQARDRLRRLHAGLGDTGTVAVDLRNRPETLLVQLAALLRGATVLLVPASAPEQDRPAAVKAAGVTTVVTDRPRDWPGGDVRTLDDLDGEPEPLNPPETVSLLFPTGGTTGTPKLIRHSGIYDGMAYIFEPNPDGPGRTLLVAPMTHMTGNATVLGALLRHDTVVLQDGFDAGAVLRAIEEHRIDTLSLTPPRLAAVLDHPARKRTDLGSVRSLSLGAAPLAPYRLAQALDVFGPVVGQGYGLTEAPMIASISAAELIGHPERLGSVGRIVPGMEARITEDGEVEVRGLSMMDGYLGGPEIGAGWLRTGDLGRFDDEGYLYLLDRADDVVVVGEHGTKVPTTVVEHALETHPAVRSAAVFGIATEDGQTLHAVVVTRSEVTEDDLKAHARAAFGQDHYVPANVDFADALPLTDVGKVDKRALAQLVTAP
- a CDS encoding molybdopterin-dependent oxidoreductase, which translates into the protein MSTSTAEQASPASGEAPEPRLRRRVAALLGVLALAAALAAGHLVAGLVGINASPYLAVGNGAIDLTPVELKDFAVRTFGTYDKLVLLAGMAVVMVVVAAVAGLLSRRTPWPGLVVVTGFGLVGLFAVYERPDLDTPALLAPLASLVAGVAVFALLHRLARRDAAPDPAEGSSRRTVLLAGAGVVVGAGVAGLGGQLLAGSRDAASSREAVGRLVPARTAPMIPADADFAKLGTPTFVTRNADFYRVDTALSIPQVRTEDWSLRLHGMVDREVRYGYGDIRNRPLVERTITMTCVSNEVGGTYVSTANFLGVDLADLLEEAGVRPGAEQLFSSSVDGWTSGSPVAAAMDRGRGAMLAIGMNGEPLPIEHGFPARLVIPGLYGYVSATKWVTDLEVTTWQARQAYWLKRGWSREASIKTESRIDTPKGFETVPGGKVRVAGIAWAQHTGIDRVEVRMDDGPWREAMLSRQVNLETWRMWWIEFDAAPGGHQVVCRATDRSGYTQTDMRAGTVPDGATGWHSINFTAQ